The Fusobacterium sp. IOR10 genome has a segment encoding these proteins:
- the minD gene encoding septum site-determining protein MinD produces the protein MGKVLVVTSGKGGVGKTTTSANIGAGLALKGKRVLLVDTDIGLRNLDVVMGLENRIVYDIVDLIEGRCKIKQALVKDKRNTNLSLLPAAQTREKTDITPEQIKSLIETLREDFDYIIMDCPAGIEQGFKNAIVAADEAIIVTTPEMSAVRDADRVIGLLEAEEIKKITLIVNRIKIEMVKQGNMLSVDDVLEILRIKLLGIVPDDESIVISTNKGEPLVYKGKSLATDSYKNIVGRILGEDIEFLDLDIGRGFLRKIRSIFGN, from the coding sequence ATGGGAAAAGTACTAGTTGTAACATCTGGGAAAGGTGGAGTAGGAAAAACTACAACATCAGCCAATATAGGAGCAGGATTAGCTCTTAAAGGTAAGAGGGTTTTGCTTGTAGATACTGATATAGGTCTTAGGAATTTAGATGTTGTTATGGGATTAGAAAACAGAATAGTTTATGATATAGTTGATTTAATAGAAGGACGTTGTAAGATAAAACAAGCACTAGTAAAAGATAAAAGAAATACAAATTTAAGTCTATTACCAGCAGCTCAAACTAGAGAAAAAACAGATATTACTCCAGAACAAATAAAGAGTTTGATAGAAACTCTTAGAGAAGATTTTGATTATATTATAATGGATTGTCCTGCAGGAATAGAACAAGGTTTTAAAAATGCAATAGTTGCTGCAGATGAAGCTATAATAGTAACTACTCCAGAAATGTCAGCTGTAAGGGACGCAGATAGAGTTATAGGATTATTAGAAGCTGAAGAAATAAAAAAAATAACCTTAATTGTTAACAGAATAAAAATAGAAATGGTAAAACAAGGTAATATGTTAAGCGTTGATGATGTCTTAGAAATACTTAGAATAAAACTTCTTGGAATAGTTCCTGATGACGAGAGTATAGTTATTTCAACAAATAAAGGGGAACCATTAGTTTATAAAGGAAAATCTCTAGCAACTGATAGCTATAAAAATATTGTAGGTAGAATTTTAGGGGAAGATATTGAATTTTTAGATCTAGACATAGGAAGAGGATTTTTGAGGAAAATAAGAAGTATCTTTGGTAATTAG
- a CDS encoding DUF819 domain-containing protein has product MITSIYSYFSLLILFVTLVLFLQIKVKLSIFKFIPGLTFIYFGGMIGASLHIWQLTPEISHFISGLKYYLLPMMLFLLLLKNDIRDIFKLGPKLVGSFLAVTASIIIGFIIVFMAFKSKLDVDAWQTFAILSSSWVGGSTNMAAAQVGLGVQEGSQALTYAFLMDNICASFWLIMLITLAPMREKFNKFSGAHSADVDEIIRSIHLSAEANEDKRDYEFMDFMLTLGLGLGVAGIVLVLGKQVVHPSTLEKGAFFYGLRSFFSGSGWVVILATIFGLIGSTTPLKKIKGTDHIGSVLLYVVVALIATATDFSTISFSEAAIYIVAGLIILGFHLIVLLIMAKIFKLDLYICGIASQANIGGTVSAPILAGTYDEALIPAGLMMGILGSAIGTVTALILAKLLIML; this is encoded by the coding sequence ATGATAACAAGTATTTACAGTTATTTTTCATTATTAATTTTATTTGTAACATTGGTATTATTTTTACAAATTAAAGTTAAGTTATCTATTTTCAAATTTATTCCAGGGTTAACATTTATTTACTTTGGCGGAATGATAGGGGCATCATTGCATATATGGCAATTGACACCTGAAATTTCACACTTTATAAGTGGATTGAAGTATTATTTACTACCAATGATGTTATTTTTATTGCTGTTAAAAAATGATATAAGAGATATTTTTAAATTAGGTCCTAAACTAGTTGGATCATTTTTAGCTGTAACAGCCAGTATAATAATAGGATTTATAATTGTTTTCATGGCATTTAAATCTAAATTAGATGTAGATGCATGGCAAACATTTGCAATACTTTCTTCATCTTGGGTAGGTGGCTCAACAAATATGGCTGCTGCTCAAGTTGGATTAGGTGTACAAGAAGGATCTCAAGCATTAACTTATGCCTTCTTAATGGATAATATATGTGCCTCTTTTTGGTTAATTATGCTAATTACTTTAGCTCCAATGAGAGAAAAATTTAATAAATTCTCAGGAGCTCACAGTGCAGATGTAGATGAAATTATTAGAAGCATTCATTTATCAGCTGAAGCAAATGAAGATAAAAGAGATTATGAATTTATGGATTTCATGTTAACTTTAGGATTAGGATTGGGAGTTGCAGGTATAGTTTTAGTTCTTGGAAAACAAGTTGTTCATCCATCAACACTAGAAAAAGGAGCTTTCTTTTATGGATTAAGAAGTTTCTTCAGTGGTTCTGGATGGGTAGTTATATTAGCTACTATATTTGGATTAATAGGTAGTACAACACCATTGAAAAAAATTAAAGGAACAGATCATATAGGAAGTGTTCTTTTGTATGTTGTAGTTGCCTTAATTGCAACAGCAACAGATTTTTCAACTATTAGTTTTAGTGAAGCAGCAATCTATATAGTTGCAGGATTGATAATTTTAGGATTCCATTTAATAGTTTTATTAATTATGGCTAAAATCTTTAAATTAGATTTATATATTTGTGGAATAGCTTCCCAAGCAAATATAGGAGGTACAGTATCTGCCCCTATATTAGCAGGAACTTACGATGAAGCTTTAATTCCAGCAGGATTAATGATGGGAATATTAGGTTCTGCCATAGGTACAGTAACAGCTCTAATATTAGCAAAATTATTAATTATGCTATAA